The Setaria viridis chromosome 2, Setaria_viridis_v4.0, whole genome shotgun sequence DNA window AGTTTTTCTTCCAACTCATCCAATGAACACTCCACATTCAATCTTTCATACTACAAACAAAGTTCGCTCTACTACTGTGATGAGGTTACTTCTTCCATTCAGGCACCATATTACCAAGAGATTATACACATATGCGCTGGTCCTTATAAATTTAAAAGTTTCATAGCAATTAGTATTTACCACAACATGGCCTGTAGCAGAATCAACACCCCTCAAGGAAAACATCTTTCCTGTAAAAACAATTGAGTTATCACCATTATTATTGGTTACATGAATCACAAATAGGACAGGGGCCTACTGCCATACtgtaaacaaagaaaaaagtGTTTTAACATTGAAGGCAACATAAGAATATCCATCTAGGAAGGATGTTGCTAGTGCTACTCGTCGACATTCCAAAAGGCAAATAGATTCTGATCTTAAGAATGGATCTAGTGATGCAGTATTTGCAGTTTAGATAATCGTTTGGACTCCACAAACAAGTTACCTTTTTTCGGGTGAACCATTCACATCTTTTCTACTGTACTAATTAAATATGAAAATCATATTAACTACTATTTTAGCAGCAGTTGTGAACACATGTCAAATATGCTGTCTCCACAATCATGGTGCAAGGAAGGTGAAAAGTTCCTCTTGCAGTTCTCGCAATTAGATTGAACAAATACAGATAGACCCTATTGATAAATGAACAGAATAGTGTGCATCACTAAAGGAGCAAATACTGAGCAACAAACAATCTAGAACACTCTGGCAAGTGGCATTGACATACCAAAGGGCTGTAGAAGATGCTGGGGAACTGTAGTTACAGGAGTACTCCAAAACCACAGAACGAGCAAGGCATAAATTAGTACCTATTTGATTAAAAAGATTAGTGTTAAAGAAACTATAGTGCATGGCAAAAACAATAAACCAAACATAAAAGGTAGTTCACATAGAAGCACCTTAGTAACCAACATAAATTTTCCGTATTTGTCATACAAGGATTGTGTCCCTTTAGTGTCCTGTTCTTGTACTGTAAGCAGACAAAAGGAACAAAAAGTTAAGACGGCTAAAACACATCATTGCAGCACCAATTCATTCTGCAGAAGtaacaagcaagcaagcaagctttGCTTCCAAACAAACAATAACAATGCTATGACATACAATTATCCAGCATTTCCAAAAAATTTGGGTCCGAAAGACCATATTCTGGTGCTCTATTGCAGGCCAACAACTACAGAACAGGATATTGAGGATTCGGCACTCACTTTTTCCCAGTTCCTTCTCCTTGGCAACAGCCAGACGCTTGAGTTTAGCAGCTTGTGCAAATGTGGACGGCCTACCACACACATTCAAGCAAATAAGTGAGAAGGAAACCTTGCAGTTGCAAATCA harbors:
- the LOC117844592 gene encoding protein GET1, which translates into the protein MSLAAIFVFVLVFALQLLDGYLDLAKKRGSQSEEQIKLRLEIKQLLTEANQLSTPSTFAQAAKLKRLAVAKEKELGKIQEQDTKGTQSLYDKYGKFMLVTKVLIYALLVLWFWSTPVTTVPQHLLQPFGKMFSLRGVDSATGHVVVGILPWLFLTSRVSKLLCQKFSFVLLRP